The following are encoded together in the Oncorhynchus kisutch isolate 150728-3 linkage group LG8, Okis_V2, whole genome shotgun sequence genome:
- the upb1 gene encoding beta-ureidopropionase isoform X2, with product MSGSAFESLEKTLEKHIPDEELKEVKRILFGKETKKLVLPACAMEIALERDFELQGYMFEASTEQLRTPRTVRVGLIQNRIVLPTDAPVLDQITALHKRIGEMVDVAAMCGVNIVCFQEAWTMPFAFCTREKEPWTEFAESAEEGYTTRFCQELAKKYNMVVISPILEREEVHNVLWNTAVVVSNSGSVLGKTRKNHIPRVGDFNESTYYMEGNTGHKVFQTQFGKIAVNICYGRHHPLNWFMYSMNGAEIIFNPSATVGGLSEPMWSIEARNAAIANHCFTCGINRVGTEHFNNEFTSGDGKKAHQDFGYFYGSSYVAAPDGSRSPGLSRTRDGLLVTEMDLNLSRQISDKWSFKMTGRYEEYAEELTRATKQDFKPNIIKE from the exons ATGTCGGGGTCTGCGTTTGAATCTCTGGAGAAGACATTGGAGAAACATATTCCAGATGAGGAATTGAAAGAAGTTAAACGAATCTTGTTTGGAAAAGAAACCAA GAAGTTGGTTCTACCAGCATGTGCAATGGAGATAGCTTTGGAGAGGGACTTTGAGCTTCAGGGGTACATGTTTGAAGCTTCCACGGAGCAGCTCAGGACCCCGAGAACTGTCCGGGTGGGCCTCATTCAAAACCGCATCGTCCTGCCCACTGATGCCCCTGTCCTGGATCAG ATCACAGCGCTCCACAAAAGGATTGGTGAGATGGTGGATGTGGCGGCCATGTGTGGGGTCAACATTGTCTGCTTTCAGGAGGCCTGGA CTATGCCCTTTGCTTTCTGTACCCGGGAGAAAGAACCGTGGACAGAATTTGCTGAGTCTGCAGAAGAAGGATACACTACCCGCTTCTGCCAAGAg CTGGCAAAGAAATACAATATGGTAGTGATATCGCCCATTTTGGAACGAGAGGAGGTACACAACGTTCTGTGGAACACGGCAGTAGTGGTCTCTAACTCGGGCAGCGTGCTGGGTAAAACCAGGAAGAATCACATTCCCCGAGTGGGAGACTTCAACGAG TCCACATATTACATGGAGGGAAACACTGGCCACAAAGTGTTTCAGACCCAGTTTGGAAAGATTGCTGTGAACATCTGCTATGGGCGCCATCACCCTCTCAACTGGTTCATGTACAGCATGAATGGAGCAGAGATCATCTTCAACCCCTCTGCAACTGTTGGAGGACTCAGTGAGCCCATGTGGTCAATCGAGGCTAGGAATGCAGCTATAGCAAACCACTGCTTCACCTGTGGAATCAACCGTGTTGGGACA GAGCACTTTAACAATGAGTTCACCTCTGGGGATGGAAAAAAAG CTCACCAAGATTTCGGGTACTTCTATGGGTCAAGCTATGTGGCTGCTCCGGATGGCAGCCGCTCACCAGGCCTGTCCAGAACCCGTGACGGACTCCTTGTGACCGAAATGGACCTCAACCTATCCAGGCAAATCAGTGACAAATGGAGTTTTAAG ATGACTGGGAGGTATGAAGAGTATGCAGAGGAGCTCACCAGGGCCACCAAGCAGGACTTCAAACCCAACATTATCAAGGAGTAG
- the upb1 gene encoding beta-ureidopropionase isoform X1: MSGSAFESLEKTLEKHIPDEELKEVKRILFGKETKKLVLPACAMEIALERDFELQGYMFEASTEQLRTPRTVRVGLIQNRIVLPTDAPVLDQITALHKRIGEMVDVAAMCGVNIVCFQEAWTMPFAFCTREKEPWTEFAESAEEGYTTRFCQEVRGELAKKYNMVVISPILEREEVHNVLWNTAVVVSNSGSVLGKTRKNHIPRVGDFNESTYYMEGNTGHKVFQTQFGKIAVNICYGRHHPLNWFMYSMNGAEIIFNPSATVGGLSEPMWSIEARNAAIANHCFTCGINRVGTEHFNNEFTSGDGKKAHQDFGYFYGSSYVAAPDGSRSPGLSRTRDGLLVTEMDLNLSRQISDKWSFKMTGRYEEYAEELTRATKQDFKPNIIKE, from the exons ATGTCGGGGTCTGCGTTTGAATCTCTGGAGAAGACATTGGAGAAACATATTCCAGATGAGGAATTGAAAGAAGTTAAACGAATCTTGTTTGGAAAAGAAACCAA GAAGTTGGTTCTACCAGCATGTGCAATGGAGATAGCTTTGGAGAGGGACTTTGAGCTTCAGGGGTACATGTTTGAAGCTTCCACGGAGCAGCTCAGGACCCCGAGAACTGTCCGGGTGGGCCTCATTCAAAACCGCATCGTCCTGCCCACTGATGCCCCTGTCCTGGATCAG ATCACAGCGCTCCACAAAAGGATTGGTGAGATGGTGGATGTGGCGGCCATGTGTGGGGTCAACATTGTCTGCTTTCAGGAGGCCTGGA CTATGCCCTTTGCTTTCTGTACCCGGGAGAAAGAACCGTGGACAGAATTTGCTGAGTCTGCAGAAGAAGGATACACTACCCGCTTCTGCCAAGAggtgagaggtgag CTGGCAAAGAAATACAATATGGTAGTGATATCGCCCATTTTGGAACGAGAGGAGGTACACAACGTTCTGTGGAACACGGCAGTAGTGGTCTCTAACTCGGGCAGCGTGCTGGGTAAAACCAGGAAGAATCACATTCCCCGAGTGGGAGACTTCAACGAG TCCACATATTACATGGAGGGAAACACTGGCCACAAAGTGTTTCAGACCCAGTTTGGAAAGATTGCTGTGAACATCTGCTATGGGCGCCATCACCCTCTCAACTGGTTCATGTACAGCATGAATGGAGCAGAGATCATCTTCAACCCCTCTGCAACTGTTGGAGGACTCAGTGAGCCCATGTGGTCAATCGAGGCTAGGAATGCAGCTATAGCAAACCACTGCTTCACCTGTGGAATCAACCGTGTTGGGACA GAGCACTTTAACAATGAGTTCACCTCTGGGGATGGAAAAAAAG CTCACCAAGATTTCGGGTACTTCTATGGGTCAAGCTATGTGGCTGCTCCGGATGGCAGCCGCTCACCAGGCCTGTCCAGAACCCGTGACGGACTCCTTGTGACCGAAATGGACCTCAACCTATCCAGGCAAATCAGTGACAAATGGAGTTTTAAG ATGACTGGGAGGTATGAAGAGTATGCAGAGGAGCTCACCAGGGCCACCAAGCAGGACTTCAAACCCAACATTATCAAGGAGTAG
- the LOC109895775 gene encoding protein GUCD1-like isoform X1 codes for MSGDAILLNVPVIRQLYHWDCGLACARMVLKYGNISSYTLHTRYLHPVSDEEFQGACWELKLTESVWTIDLAYLMCQLGVRYRFCTQTLGVDKGFRNQSFYKKHFDTEEDRVNKLFLKAESKNVVVKQCSVTIQEIQEHVDLSHVAIVLVNAVVLVCELCSSPVKYCCFLPVGQKCFCRKPEYQGHFVVVCGFNRSSGCIFYNNPAYSDRVCCTSISNFEEARMSYGTDEDILFIFKES; via the exons ATGTCAG GTGATGCCATTCTGCTGAATGTACCTGTCATTCGGCAGCTGTACCACTGGGACTGTGGATTAGCCTGCGCAAGAATGGTTTTGAAGTACGGGAACATTTCGTCATATACTTTACATACACG GTACCTCCACCCTGTGAGTGATGAGGAGTTTCAGGGTGCTTGCTGGGAGCTGAAGCTGACGGAGAGCGTGTGGACAATTGACTTGGCCTACCTCATGTGCCAGCTGGGGGTCAGGTACCGCTTCTGCACTCAGACACTGGGTGTTGACAAGGGCTTCAGGAATCAG TCCTTCTACAAAAAGCATTTTGACActgaggaagacagagtgaaCAAACTCTTCCTTAAGGCTGAGAGCAAGAATGTCGTGGTGAAACAATG CTCTGTGACAATTCAGGAAATCCAGGAACATGTTGACCTGAGCCATGTGGCCATAGTGCTGGTCAACGCTGTGGTTCTGGTGTGTGAACTCTGCTCTTCGCCTGTCAAGTACTGCTGTTTCCTGCCTGTGGGCCAGAAGTGCTTCTGCAGGAAGCCAGAATACCAGGGTCACTTCGTGGTGGTGTGCGGCTTCAACCGGAGCAGCGGCTGCATCTTCTACAACAACCCTGCCTACTCAGACC GCGTGTGTTGCACCAGCATTAGTAACTTTGAAGAGGCTCGAATGAGCTACGGGACAGATGAGGATATTCTGTTCATCTTCAAGGAGAGCTGA
- the LOC109895775 gene encoding protein GUCD1-like isoform X3 has product MVLKYGNISSYTLHTRYLHPVSDEEFQGACWELKLTESVWTIDLAYLMCQLGVRYRFCTQTLGVDKGFRNQSFYKKHFDTEEDRVNKLFLKAESKNVVVKQCSVTIQEIQEHVDLSHVAIVLVNAVVLVCELCSSPVKYCCFLPVGQKCFCRKPEYQGHFVVVCGFNRSSGCIFYNNPAYSDRVCCTSISNFEEARMSYGTDEDILFIFKES; this is encoded by the exons ATGGTTTTGAAGTACGGGAACATTTCGTCATATACTTTACATACACG GTACCTCCACCCTGTGAGTGATGAGGAGTTTCAGGGTGCTTGCTGGGAGCTGAAGCTGACGGAGAGCGTGTGGACAATTGACTTGGCCTACCTCATGTGCCAGCTGGGGGTCAGGTACCGCTTCTGCACTCAGACACTGGGTGTTGACAAGGGCTTCAGGAATCAG TCCTTCTACAAAAAGCATTTTGACActgaggaagacagagtgaaCAAACTCTTCCTTAAGGCTGAGAGCAAGAATGTCGTGGTGAAACAATG CTCTGTGACAATTCAGGAAATCCAGGAACATGTTGACCTGAGCCATGTGGCCATAGTGCTGGTCAACGCTGTGGTTCTGGTGTGTGAACTCTGCTCTTCGCCTGTCAAGTACTGCTGTTTCCTGCCTGTGGGCCAGAAGTGCTTCTGCAGGAAGCCAGAATACCAGGGTCACTTCGTGGTGGTGTGCGGCTTCAACCGGAGCAGCGGCTGCATCTTCTACAACAACCCTGCCTACTCAGACC GCGTGTGTTGCACCAGCATTAGTAACTTTGAAGAGGCTCGAATGAGCTACGGGACAGATGAGGATATTCTGTTCATCTTCAAGGAGAGCTGA
- the LOC109895775 gene encoding protein GUCD1-like isoform X2, with product MSGDAILLNVPVIRQLYHWDCGLACARMVLKYLHPVSDEEFQGACWELKLTESVWTIDLAYLMCQLGVRYRFCTQTLGVDKGFRNQSFYKKHFDTEEDRVNKLFLKAESKNVVVKQCSVTIQEIQEHVDLSHVAIVLVNAVVLVCELCSSPVKYCCFLPVGQKCFCRKPEYQGHFVVVCGFNRSSGCIFYNNPAYSDRVCCTSISNFEEARMSYGTDEDILFIFKES from the exons ATGTCAG GTGATGCCATTCTGCTGAATGTACCTGTCATTCGGCAGCTGTACCACTGGGACTGTGGATTAGCCTGCGCAAGAATGGTTTTGAA GTACCTCCACCCTGTGAGTGATGAGGAGTTTCAGGGTGCTTGCTGGGAGCTGAAGCTGACGGAGAGCGTGTGGACAATTGACTTGGCCTACCTCATGTGCCAGCTGGGGGTCAGGTACCGCTTCTGCACTCAGACACTGGGTGTTGACAAGGGCTTCAGGAATCAG TCCTTCTACAAAAAGCATTTTGACActgaggaagacagagtgaaCAAACTCTTCCTTAAGGCTGAGAGCAAGAATGTCGTGGTGAAACAATG CTCTGTGACAATTCAGGAAATCCAGGAACATGTTGACCTGAGCCATGTGGCCATAGTGCTGGTCAACGCTGTGGTTCTGGTGTGTGAACTCTGCTCTTCGCCTGTCAAGTACTGCTGTTTCCTGCCTGTGGGCCAGAAGTGCTTCTGCAGGAAGCCAGAATACCAGGGTCACTTCGTGGTGGTGTGCGGCTTCAACCGGAGCAGCGGCTGCATCTTCTACAACAACCCTGCCTACTCAGACC GCGTGTGTTGCACCAGCATTAGTAACTTTGAAGAGGCTCGAATGAGCTACGGGACAGATGAGGATATTCTGTTCATCTTCAAGGAGAGCTGA
- the LOC109895775 gene encoding protein GUCD1-like isoform X4: MVLKYLHPVSDEEFQGACWELKLTESVWTIDLAYLMCQLGVRYRFCTQTLGVDKGFRNQSFYKKHFDTEEDRVNKLFLKAESKNVVVKQCSVTIQEIQEHVDLSHVAIVLVNAVVLVCELCSSPVKYCCFLPVGQKCFCRKPEYQGHFVVVCGFNRSSGCIFYNNPAYSDRVCCTSISNFEEARMSYGTDEDILFIFKES; the protein is encoded by the exons ATGGTTTTGAA GTACCTCCACCCTGTGAGTGATGAGGAGTTTCAGGGTGCTTGCTGGGAGCTGAAGCTGACGGAGAGCGTGTGGACAATTGACTTGGCCTACCTCATGTGCCAGCTGGGGGTCAGGTACCGCTTCTGCACTCAGACACTGGGTGTTGACAAGGGCTTCAGGAATCAG TCCTTCTACAAAAAGCATTTTGACActgaggaagacagagtgaaCAAACTCTTCCTTAAGGCTGAGAGCAAGAATGTCGTGGTGAAACAATG CTCTGTGACAATTCAGGAAATCCAGGAACATGTTGACCTGAGCCATGTGGCCATAGTGCTGGTCAACGCTGTGGTTCTGGTGTGTGAACTCTGCTCTTCGCCTGTCAAGTACTGCTGTTTCCTGCCTGTGGGCCAGAAGTGCTTCTGCAGGAAGCCAGAATACCAGGGTCACTTCGTGGTGGTGTGCGGCTTCAACCGGAGCAGCGGCTGCATCTTCTACAACAACCCTGCCTACTCAGACC GCGTGTGTTGCACCAGCATTAGTAACTTTGAAGAGGCTCGAATGAGCTACGGGACAGATGAGGATATTCTGTTCATCTTCAAGGAGAGCTGA
- the LOC109895088 gene encoding small nuclear ribonucleoprotein Sm D3-like, translating to MANITVTHRDGRVAQLEQVYIRGSKIRFLILPDMLKNTPMLKSMKNKNQGAGAGRGKAAILKAQVAVRSRGREGMGRGHIFQKRR from the exons ATGGCCAACATCACAGTGACCCACAGAGACGGCCGTGTAGCCCAGCTGGAGCAGGTGTACATCCGAGGCAGCAAGATCCGATTCCTCATTCTCCCTGACATGCTGAAGAACACACCCATGCTAAAGAGTATGAAGAACAAGAACCAGGGAGCTGGAGCAGGAAGAGGCAAAGCTGCCATTCTCAAAGCACAAG TGGCTGTCAGGAGTCGAGGACGTGAAGGGATGGGAAGAGGACATATTTTCCAGAAAAGGCGAtag